From Desulfobacterales bacterium, the proteins below share one genomic window:
- the hemA gene encoding glutamyl-tRNA reductase, with protein sequence MSVDRIYILGVNHKTAPVEIRERLAFTGDPGLPYRELKVIPGCEEFCFLSTCNRVEVIFVSSQGGKTERRIREFLFAGRMSYQEAGKYVYLHQGEAALSHMFRVGAGLDSMVMGEPQILGQLKDAYRNATEQKCTGLVLNRLMHKAFSVAKRIRTETGIGSSAVSISYAAVELAKKIFGNLKHRKVLLVGAGEMAELAAQHLASQGVDEVIVANRTFARAVKMARSFNGSAVAFDELVEELARVDILISSTGAPGLILMKDQVKPMMRKRRNSPLFLIDIAVPRDLDPRLNDLDNVYLYGIDDLQNVVEINRSERDREAVRAERIVTEETLKFTLWLGSIEINPTIIDLRAKVEKLRDAELAKTMANLGNLSDRQRKAVEVLANSLVNKMLHHPIQYLKQEGPVADKRTRIDTVRMLFGLDPDRSSHRDPDSK encoded by the coding sequence ATGTCGGTTGACCGAATCTACATTCTCGGGGTCAACCATAAGACCGCCCCGGTGGAGATTCGCGAGCGCCTGGCCTTTACCGGCGATCCGGGCCTCCCCTACCGGGAACTCAAGGTGATCCCGGGCTGCGAGGAGTTCTGTTTCCTCTCCACCTGTAACCGGGTCGAGGTGATCTTTGTCTCCTCCCAGGGCGGGAAAACCGAGCGCAGGATCCGCGAGTTTCTCTTTGCCGGCCGGATGTCCTACCAGGAGGCGGGTAAATACGTCTATCTCCACCAGGGCGAGGCCGCCCTGAGTCATATGTTCCGGGTGGGGGCCGGGCTGGACTCAATGGTGATGGGCGAGCCCCAGATCCTGGGCCAGCTCAAGGATGCCTACCGCAACGCCACTGAGCAGAAATGTACCGGCCTGGTCCTGAACCGGTTGATGCACAAGGCCTTTTCCGTGGCCAAGCGGATCCGTACCGAGACCGGGATCGGCTCCAGCGCGGTTTCCATCAGTTACGCGGCCGTGGAACTGGCCAAAAAGATTTTCGGTAACCTGAAGCACAGGAAAGTACTCCTGGTCGGGGCCGGCGAGATGGCGGAACTGGCGGCCCAGCACCTGGCCAGCCAGGGGGTCGACGAGGTGATCGTGGCCAACCGCACCTTTGCGCGGGCAGTGAAGATGGCCCGCTCCTTCAACGGCTCGGCCGTGGCCTTTGACGAGTTGGTGGAGGAACTGGCCCGGGTCGACATCCTGATCAGCTCCACTGGCGCGCCCGGTCTGATCCTGATGAAGGACCAGGTCAAGCCGATGATGCGTAAGCGGCGCAACAGCCCCCTGTTCCTGATCGATATCGCCGTGCCCCGGGACCTTGATCCCAGGCTGAACGACCTGGACAATGTCTATCTCTACGGGATCGACGATCTCCAGAACGTGGTGGAGATCAACAGGTCGGAACGGGACCGGGAGGCGGTGCGGGCCGAGCGGATCGTTACCGAGGAGACGTTGAAGTTCACCCTCTGGCTGGGCAGCATCGAGATCAACCCCACCATTATCGACCTGCGCGCCAAGGTCGAAAAACTCCGGGACGCGGAGCTGGCCAAGACCATGGCCAATCTCGGCAACCTGTCGGACAGGCAACGCAAGGCAGTGGAGGTCCTGGCCAACTCCCTGGTCAACAAGATGCTCCACCACCCGATCCAGTATCTCAAGCAGGAGGGGCCGGTGGCGGACAAACGGACCAGGATCGATACGGTGCGCATGCTCTTCGGCCTGGACCCCGACCGGTCGAGCCACCGCGATCCAGACTCCAAATGA
- the ccsB gene encoding c-type cytochrome biogenesis protein CcsB, which produces MSYLLFQVTLFVYILSTAAYAVYFYSQRKEIRAIARAILVSAGVLHTVYLAARYIEAGHTPLTSHHETVSFFAWSLTWGYLSFHWRYNVRNFGTFVSPLITVLMLIAAFSSREIVPLPPALRSGWLPFHASVAIMANAFLALAFCGGLMYLLQERELKKKRFGLFYSRLPSLEALDALNQHCLAVGFPLLTLGIITGSIWAKQAWGAYWQWDPKETWSLITWFLYAALLHQRFTVGWRGRRAAIMAIIGFSAALFTLWGVTCFMGGVHAYVG; this is translated from the coding sequence ATGAGCTATCTTCTCTTTCAGGTTACGCTGTTTGTTTATATCCTTTCCACCGCGGCCTATGCGGTTTATTTTTATTCCCAGCGCAAGGAGATCCGCGCCATTGCCCGGGCAATCCTGGTCAGCGCCGGGGTCCTCCATACCGTCTATCTGGCGGCCCGCTATATTGAGGCCGGCCATACCCCGCTCACCAGCCACCACGAGACCGTCTCTTTTTTCGCCTGGTCCCTGACCTGGGGCTATCTTTCGTTTCACTGGCGCTACAACGTCCGTAACTTCGGCACCTTTGTCAGCCCGTTGATTACGGTTCTGATGCTGATCGCCGCCTTTTCCTCGCGGGAGATCGTGCCGTTGCCGCCGGCCTTAAGGAGCGGCTGGCTGCCCTTCCACGCCAGCGTCGCGATCATGGCCAACGCATTCCTGGCCCTGGCCTTTTGCGGCGGCCTGATGTATCTGCTCCAGGAACGGGAACTGAAAAAGAAACGGTTCGGCCTGTTTTACAGCCGTCTGCCTTCCCTGGAGGCCCTGGACGCCCTGAACCAGCATTGCCTGGCCGTGGGTTTCCCGCTGCTCACCCTGGGGATCATTACCGGTTCGATCTGGGCCAAGCAGGCCTGGGGCGCCTACTGGCAGTGGGACCCCAAGGAGACCTGGTCGTTGATTACCTGGTTTCTCTATGCGGCCCTGCTCCATCAGCGGTTCACTGTGGGCTGGCGCGGCCGGAGGGCCGCGATCATGGCGATTATCGGCTTTTCCGCCGCCCTGTTCACCCTGTGGGGGGTGACCTGTTTTATGGGGGGGGTACACGCCTATGTCGGTTGA